One segment of Deltaproteobacteria bacterium DNA contains the following:
- a CDS encoding PKD domain-containing protein, which yields MEKHRFGGRAAATVVAALVVVMALAVRPVAADPTPVVNPLPVPFYSQLDPLWSSVLVGANQDVPLRKRGSLLTCIAMVAAYENFLPLFLVPGNALTPGPTPDYIHAYLHRTGGYQTSPAETVIVDYDALRFAFSDAAGIQGGLDFVPYPWPEIGLYADAALGHGDPTILYLQPSAGRFHPVVVVGWDDKTSSYLVLDPARPRWDGAAVALGSTYGPEWRQIVSGGLVSAKDLPDPDPDIDDQGQVIPKPITASTKSPVEITVIDPRGRRVGWDPASATTVVDVPGASYIPQPVWDDPVGSLVPRPPGRVLTIPRPLAGRYRFEMIASGDGPYTLNVRAHDVTGARTIEERKVGTVHTGDVLKFQVEYAPQGPSHYTLGDNFAPEARAGGARRVTAGSALAFDAARSSDVDGAIVGYAWSFGDGTSASGPAPQHVYATPGGYTATLTVTDDRGAVGTDTAAIAVFGDQPVDGTTERVSVGPHGEQPSGSDGLGSFVPAMSADGTIVAFRSLANGLGAPGHRVYVRDRSAGTTTVLSAEACSPDDFPTVSSDGRFVAYQCTGASVTSVIVHDLATGADERADVSSDEVGGICPVTSFEECRSFRPALSADGRYVAFYSNQTNLVAGDTNDSVDVFVRDRMNGTTERVSVAAGGGQSAYGATENGDTRLGISADGRFVAFESVATDLVAGTPPSFFERIYVRDRQTQTTEIASVPTGGAPASAANARMPSISADGRWVAFVSAASSLVPNDTNRFADAFVRDRATGTTVRASLSGAGEPATCSSFVALAECTRDPVISADGRSVAFRSQASNLVLADTNNREDVFVRDLVAGTIDLASVATDGEQGNGNSGEAHFTNDETRMALSADGRFVAFSSDATNLVTADTNGIEDVFVRDRRPPGLVADPSGPYRGFAAAGAPAATIRFDARRSFDPAGHALTARWDFGDGTSPVTAPADDPLSHAYASPGRYTVTLTVSDGTKTSSPATTVANVQPFAAPALTLFPACAAPGGRIVASVAGVPLVALAGGWNLADGPVPGSSAVHPAETSHVRIDGPGRASDERDVAIAAFTQVTPLTLALRFELAVDAAAAPGTYAVGAAEAGGLAASFIVPCPAPANEPPRAAVGGPYTGAVGVPVAFDGGASRDREGAPLGYRWFFEDGGTAAGPRPTHAFAAPGTYYVLLVVNDGAVDSPTSVATGSYTTVTIGGGGGTDDACAVAPTLTSIACRLRVLRARAALLDVASALHKRLSKVLDGALAKLADARTFCAIPKVKRAKSKLAGAARRTGQFGRSFKSRAVKKRLTDGVRADFMQRAESIRVDAVALRTGLQCPADAAGVP from the coding sequence ATGGAGAAGCATCGTTTCGGAGGACGCGCGGCGGCGACGGTCGTCGCGGCGCTCGTGGTGGTGATGGCGCTGGCCGTCCGGCCGGTCGCGGCCGACCCGACCCCGGTCGTCAACCCGTTGCCCGTACCGTTCTACTCGCAGCTCGACCCGCTCTGGAGCTCGGTGCTGGTCGGCGCGAACCAGGACGTGCCGCTGCGCAAGCGCGGCTCGCTGCTCACGTGCATCGCGATGGTCGCGGCGTACGAGAACTTCTTGCCGCTCTTCCTCGTGCCGGGAAATGCGTTGACGCCCGGTCCAACGCCCGACTACATCCACGCGTATCTCCATCGGACCGGCGGCTATCAGACGAGCCCCGCCGAGACGGTGATCGTCGACTACGACGCGCTGCGGTTCGCGTTCAGCGACGCCGCGGGCATCCAGGGCGGTCTCGACTTCGTCCCGTACCCGTGGCCCGAGATCGGGCTGTACGCCGACGCGGCGCTCGGACACGGCGACCCGACGATCCTCTATCTGCAGCCGAGCGCGGGGCGCTTCCATCCGGTCGTGGTCGTCGGGTGGGACGACAAGACCTCCTCGTATCTCGTCCTCGATCCGGCGCGTCCTCGTTGGGACGGTGCGGCGGTCGCCCTCGGCTCCACGTACGGACCCGAATGGCGGCAGATCGTCAGCGGAGGGCTGGTCAGCGCCAAGGATCTGCCCGATCCGGACCCCGACATCGACGACCAGGGACAGGTCATCCCGAAGCCGATCACGGCCTCCACGAAGTCGCCCGTCGAGATCACGGTGATCGATCCGCGTGGGCGGCGCGTCGGGTGGGACCCGGCGAGCGCGACGACCGTCGTCGACGTGCCGGGCGCGTCCTACATCCCGCAGCCGGTGTGGGACGATCCCGTCGGCTCGCTCGTCCCGCGGCCGCCCGGGCGCGTGCTCACGATCCCACGGCCGCTCGCGGGCCGCTACCGCTTCGAGATGATCGCGAGCGGCGACGGGCCGTACACGCTGAACGTCCGCGCCCACGACGTGACCGGTGCGCGTACCATCGAGGAGCGCAAGGTGGGTACCGTGCACACGGGCGACGTGCTCAAGTTCCAGGTGGAGTACGCGCCGCAGGGCCCCTCGCACTACACCCTCGGCGACAACTTCGCGCCGGAAGCACGCGCCGGCGGTGCGCGGCGCGTGACCGCCGGCAGCGCGCTCGCATTCGACGCCGCGCGCTCCTCCGACGTCGACGGCGCGATCGTCGGCTACGCGTGGAGCTTCGGCGACGGGACGAGCGCGAGCGGTCCGGCCCCGCAGCACGTGTACGCCACGCCCGGCGGCTACACGGCGACGCTCACCGTCACAGACGATCGCGGCGCGGTCGGCACCGACACGGCGGCGATCGCGGTGTTCGGGGACCAGCCGGTCGACGGCACGACCGAGCGCGTCAGCGTGGGACCGCACGGCGAGCAGCCGAGCGGCAGTGACGGGCTCGGGTCGTTCGTGCCCGCGATGAGCGCGGACGGGACGATCGTCGCGTTCCGCTCGTTGGCGAACGGGCTCGGCGCCCCGGGCCACCGCGTGTACGTCCGCGACCGAAGCGCCGGCACCACCACGGTGCTGAGCGCGGAAGCATGCTCCCCGGACGACTTCCCGACCGTGAGCAGCGACGGCCGCTTCGTCGCGTACCAGTGCACCGGCGCGTCCGTCACGAGCGTGATCGTCCACGATCTCGCGACCGGCGCCGACGAGCGTGCCGACGTCTCGTCCGACGAGGTCGGCGGCATCTGCCCGGTCACCTCCTTCGAGGAGTGCCGGAGCTTCCGCCCGGCGCTCAGCGCCGACGGCCGCTACGTCGCCTTCTACTCGAATCAGACGAACCTCGTCGCCGGCGACACCAACGATTCGGTCGACGTCTTCGTCCGCGACCGCATGAACGGGACAACCGAGCGCGTGAGCGTCGCAGCGGGCGGCGGCCAATCGGCATACGGCGCGACCGAGAACGGCGACACGCGGCTCGGCATCAGCGCCGACGGCCGGTTCGTCGCGTTCGAGTCCGTCGCGACGGACCTCGTCGCGGGAACGCCCCCGTCGTTCTTCGAACGCATCTACGTGCGCGACCGCCAAACGCAGACGACCGAGATCGCGAGCGTGCCGACCGGCGGCGCGCCCGCGAGCGCCGCGAACGCCCGGATGCCGTCGATCAGCGCCGACGGCCGCTGGGTCGCGTTCGTGTCGGCCGCATCGAGTCTGGTGCCGAACGATACGAACCGCTTCGCCGACGCGTTCGTGCGCGACCGCGCGACCGGCACGACCGTGCGCGCCAGCCTCTCCGGCGCGGGCGAGCCGGCGACGTGCTCGTCGTTCGTGGCGCTCGCCGAATGCACCCGCGACCCGGTGATCAGCGCCGACGGCCGCTCGGTCGCCTTCCGCTCGCAAGCCTCGAACCTGGTGCTCGCAGACACGAACAACCGCGAGGACGTGTTCGTCCGCGACCTCGTCGCGGGCACGATCGACCTCGCGAGCGTCGCGACGGACGGCGAGCAGGGGAACGGCAACAGCGGCGAGGCGCACTTCACCAACGACGAGACCCGGATGGCGTTGAGCGCGGACGGCCGCTTCGTGGCGTTCAGCTCCGACGCGACGAACCTCGTCACGGCCGACACGAACGGGATCGAGGATGTCTTCGTGCGCGACCGCCGGCCACCCGGACTCGTCGCTGATCCGTCCGGTCCGTACCGCGGCTTCGCCGCCGCCGGCGCGCCCGCCGCGACGATTCGCTTCGACGCGCGCCGCTCGTTCGATCCCGCGGGGCACGCGCTCACGGCGCGCTGGGACTTCGGCGACGGCACCTCGCCGGTGACCGCACCCGCCGACGATCCGCTCAGCCACGCGTACGCGTCGCCGGGCCGCTACACGGTCACGCTCACCGTGTCGGACGGCACCAAGACCTCGTCCCCCGCCACGACCGTCGCGAACGTCCAGCCTTTCGCGGCGCCGGCGCTGACGCTCTTCCCCGCGTGCGCCGCGCCGGGCGGCCGCATCGTCGCGAGCGTGGCGGGCGTCCCGCTCGTCGCGCTCGCCGGCGGGTGGAATCTCGCCGACGGACCCGTGCCCGGCTCGAGCGCGGTGCACCCTGCCGAGACGTCACACGTGCGGATCGATGGGCCGGGCCGCGCGTCCGACGAGCGCGACGTCGCGATCGCCGCCTTCACCCAGGTGACGCCGCTGACGCTCGCGCTCCGATTCGAGCTCGCCGTCGATGCCGCCGCGGCTCCGGGGACGTATGCCGTCGGTGCGGCCGAAGCGGGAGGGCTCGCCGCGTCGTTCATCGTGCCGTGTCCCGCGCCGGCCAACGAGCCGCCGCGCGCCGCCGTCGGCGGACCGTACACGGGAGCGGTCGGCGTGCCCGTCGCGTTCGACGGCGGCGCGAGCCGCGACCGCGAGGGCGCGCCGCTCGGATACCGCTGGTTCTTCGAGGACGGCGGCACCGCGGCCGGGCCACGGCCCACGCACGCCTTCGCCGCGCCCGGCACGTACTACGTGCTGCTGGTCGTGAACGACGGCGCCGTCGACTCGCCGACCTCGGTCGCGACGGGAAGCTACACGACGGTCACGATCGGGGGCGGAGGCGGCACCGACGACGCGTGCGCCGTGGCGCCGACGCTCACGTCGATCGCGTGTCGTCTCCGCGTGCTCCGCGCCCGCGCGGCGCTGCTCGACGTCGCCTCCGCGCTCCACAAGCGTTTGTCCAAGGTGCTCGACGGCGCACTCGCCAAGCTCGCCGATGCGCGCACCTTCTGTGCGATCCCGAAGGTCAAGCGCGCGAAGTCGAAGCTCGCAGGCGCCGCACGCCGTACGGGCCAATTCGGACGCAGCTTCAAGAGCCGCGCCGTGAAGAAGCGGCTGACCGACGGCGTCCGCGCGGACTTCATGCAGAGGGCCGAGTCGATCCGCGTCGATGCCGTCGCGTTGCGCACCGGCCTCCAGTGCCCGGCGGACGCGGCTGGTGTCCCGTGA